CATCGGCTCGTGCTGAACAGCGTTGAAACGAACCAGCGGTCTCGGCAAAACCTGGACGTAGGGATGGACCGTGGTCTTGATAACCACAGTGGTCGTCGGATCCTGAGGGTCGTTGGTCATGATCAGGATAGATTTCGATATCGGTCCCGTAAAATCGCGAGTTTCAAGCTTCGCCTTGATATACCCGGTCTTGCCGGGAGCGATCTCACGATCGAAGTCCGCCACCGTACATCCACACGTTGGCCTCACGGCCTTGATCTCGAGCGCCTCATCACCTTCGTTGACGATTGCGAAATCCACATTCAGAACATCACCCTGAGCGACCTTGCCCATGTCCTTGATTTTCTCGGGCACGACCATCTTGGGTCCGTCCGCAGCGGCACTGTACCCCGCAGCGGCCACTACCATTGCCGCTACAAGAGCGGTCGTAATAATCACGGAACGACGGTTCGACATTTTCTGTCCTCCTTGTCTTCTCATCCACAAACAGAGACAATCTTAGGGAGCTGCCTATCGAGCCGCAACCACAGGAGCGTTTTTTTGCAGAACTTATACGAGAGGGCCGAGCGTCTCTATTTCCTACCGATCGGGGGCACGGCGATGGCGCCACTGGCCGGGATGTTGCATGAGGCCGGTCATCACGTCGAGGGCGTCGACTCTGAGCTTTATCCCCCCATGAGCACCCTTCTCGCAGAGCTTGGCATCCCGGTTCGGCTCGGTTTCGATCCCGAGAAGATGCCGACCGATATCGACCGAGTCATCATCGGCAACGCAATTCCCCGTCACAATCCGGAGGCTACGGCGGTCCTCGAGCAACGCATTCCCCACCTGTCGCAAGCGGAGGCTGTCGCGCATTACGTCCTCGCTCGCGGTCTCGACAGTATAGTCGTTGCAGGAACCCACGGAAAAACCACCACGTCAGCTATGGTGGCGTGGATCCTGGAGCGGGCGGGAGTCGACCCGAGCTATCTCATTGGTGGCCTGCCACGATGGAACCAACGTGGCTTCCGCCTCGGTGGTGGGCGCCACCTGGTCATCGAGGGAGACGAGTACAACTCTGCGTTCTTTGACCGAGGCGCGAAGTTCCTTCATTACCGTCCGCGGATCTTCCTGATCGGTCCGGTCGAGTTCGACCATGCCGACCTATACCCTGACCTGGACGGTATCCTGACCGCTTTCCGCGCCGGGGCGGCTCTCGTCCCGCGTGACGGCTCGGTAATCGTCAACGCATGGCGCGAGGAGGCGGTCACCGCAGCCCGGGACGCGACAGCGCACATCATCCTCGTTGGACCTCATCCCGACTGCCCGCTGCAGCTCGCCTCGTGGCAGCCTGAGGGCGATCGCAGCACAGCCATCATCCGGTGGCGGGGGGAGGAGCATCTTCTTGAGCTCTCGCACGCCGGCCTTCACAATCTACAAAACGCCGCCATGGCGGTTGCTGCTGCTGTTTCGGCCGGGATAGGGATCGCAACGGCGGTGACGTGTATCAAGTCCTTTCCGGGCGTTGCGAGGAGGATGGACGTCGTCGGTGAAGCTGCTGGCGTCATTGTGGTTGACGATTTCGCTCATCATCCGACGGCCCTCGGGGTGACGGTTGCTGCCGCCCGACAGCGATGGCCAAACCGCCGACTGGTCGTCGCCTTCGAGCCCCGCTCTCTGACTGCAGCCCGACGATCTTTCCACGACGCGTATGTTGCAAACCTGGCCGGCGCAGACCTCGTGATGGTAGCGCCTCCCTACCATCGCAATCGCCTTGAAGCCACCGATGTCCTCGACCGATGCGACCTCGCCAGGGCGCTCGAGGAACGCGGAGTGACGGCTCTCATGCCCAATGAAGAAGACGACGTGGTCGACCAACTCCTCGGGGTCCTCCAACCAGGTGATGTGGTGATAGGCTGTTCTTCGGGCGCCTTCGGCGGCATGCACAGAAAACTGATCGAGGCCCTGCAATCTGGAGACGAGAGATGAGCACAAACCAGGCTCTCGCACGAGCAGTTGCAACCTTTGGCGGGCTTGGGGACAAGCTCCCGGCACCGGGAACAACCGTCGGGTCGTTGCTGCCAGCCCTACTGTGGTTCGGCATATGCGTTATCGCATCGGGCAATACCCCTCGCATTGTGACGACAGCCATCGGCCTCGTGATCTTCACGGTCGCCGGCATCTGGTCTTCCGAACGCGAGGCGGAGCGCAGACAGAGCGCCGATCCACGTCCAATCGTCATCGATGAGGCGGCCGGCCAATGGTTGACCTATCTCGTCGCGCTGCCGTTCCTGCCGCTTCTGACCACGACTGAAATCGCCATTTTCGCCGCAGCGGGGTTCTTCCTCTTCCGCGTCTTCGACATCGTCAAGATCTGGCCGATCAAGGCCTTCGAGAAGTTGCCTGGCGGAATCGGCATCGTCGCCGATGATCTCGCGGCCGGATATATAGCCGCCGCCTGCCTGGCCGTCGGATGGCGGGTGTTGACCTGAGAGCGGTAAATTTCTGGCCAGCGCTTCAGTTCGATCGAGGAACCAACTCGGGATGATCGTGGGCTAACTCAGGAGCTCTTCCGCGGGCTCGATCGAGGCCACGATTCGTGTCGGACCTGTGAGACGCGTCGCACAAACAGGAGCCTTGCCCAGCGCATCTACCACCAAGCGATCACCAGATGCGGGAACGAGCTCTACCCTTTCCGTATCTCGTTCAGCCATGACGATCAGCGCCACCGCTACCATGCCCGATCCACATGCCAGGGTTTCTCCCTCCACCCCGCGCTCCCAGGTTCGCAGCAACACTTCACCGGTCGGCGCCACCTCGAAGAAATCGACATTTGCCCCTTCGGGGCCCAACGCTTCATGCCGACGAAGTGACGGAGCGATGGATCGAAGGTCGAGGTCCGACAGTCCCTTAGTCTCGATGACCAGGTGCGGAACACCAATCTTCATCAGGCGGACTCCAGAGATGCTTTCCGGAATTTCGATTTCAGATACACGAACTCCAGGAGGTGGCAGAGGCAGGACCAGGCTCACCTGTCTGCCGCTGACCTCCGCCGGGATTTCGGCCCAGCCAGTCTCTACCACGAGATTCTCCTGGCAACCGAGGATCTCGACTGCAGCGCGAGCGGCGCAGCGCGTGCCATTTGCGCAGAAATCGCCCTTGCTGCCGTCGGCGTTCCGGTATCCGAGACGAACCCGGCCGCTTGCGACAGACTCGAGGGCGAGAGTCCCGTCAGCTCCGATCCCGCGTCGACGATCACAGAGGCGGCGTACGAGGTCGGGTTCGGAATCGAAACGTTCGGCCCAGGCTCCCATGCCAAGAAGGAAGTCGTTCCCGGCGCCCTCGAGCTTGAAGAGTCTCGAGGTCATGGCACCGCGCCCATCACGACGACACAGCTTGACGTGCCGCCGAGATTCCCGGCAGCATCCCGGGCAGCGATTTGATAAACAATTTCGCCAAGTGGCGGTTCATCATCGGTGAACTCGATCGAACGGTGGTCCTCGGCGAGAATCTTCACCGGCCCGTCACCCACCTTGCGCGAAACGATGTAGACCGCCGCGCTCGCCACGGATCGCCAACGGATGCGGACCTGAGCGCCCTCCGGAAGACACACGACATTCGAGGGCGCATCGGGGGGATAGGTGTCCGGATGATCCACGCGAGCTGGCGAAGATGGCTGGCCGACCACTCGGCCGCCGCCGGGCGCGGTAACCACCGACCGCAGTCGATAGCTCCAGGCCTGCCCCTGGGGCGCTTTTTCATCTTTCCAGCTGCCCCCCTCCACGCCTTCAGACGTCAACGCCGTCCATTTGGCGCCGTCAGGCGACCGTTCGACCAGCGTCTTCGATTCGGAAGAGGGCGTCCACGTCAGTTCGATACCGCCGCTGTCTGCACTCAGTGCGAGATCAACCGGTGGCTCGGGGGGGGCCTGAGGCGCGAGGCGCGCAACGTTGGAAAGCTCCGATTCGCGATGACGACAACACACAGTGCGAACTCCATACCAGAGCACCCAAGAGCTCGGATCTTCAACGCTCTGCCGCCACAGGTCGAGATCGTCACGAATGACGATGTCCGAGCCGCGGGTCGATTCAGGTATGTCTTCCGGGTCAATCGACCGCAGAATTTCCCCTTGAGTCTGCAAAAGCTGCCGCTGCATCTGGCGGTCCTGGGCAGAGATTGGCGGTGGGGGTTCCTGGCCGAGGGGGAGGACTGCCCTCCAGACCTGGATCTCCTCGATGTCGGTCAGGTTTTGACCGGAAGTGGTCAAGGACGGATAGCTCCACCGCAAGACCGCCTCGTGACCCTCCTGGAAAGCAGCAAGATCAGTCGTCCGCTCGGCCACCCGGATCAGCGGCGGCATCGGCGCACCTTCCTTCCCGCACCCCAGGCAGAGAAGCACGATGATCCCAGCCAGCAAAAGGCCCGGTGAACGAATCTCTGACATTGATCCCATAACCGGCAGTATCGCCGGGTTCGGAAATTCCGAATTCCGAACTCCGAGCTCCGAATTCATGCCTACAGGATATACCTCGCCAAGTCACTGTCACCAACGAGCTCGCCCAACCGCTCCTTCACCATGTCAGCCGTAACCTCGAAAAGCTCCCCGGAGTGCTCGGTGGCCGAAAAACTGATCTCTTCCAGCAGGCGCTCGAGAACCGTGTGAAGGCGTCGCGCACCGATGTTCTCCGCCGTCTCGTTGATTTCGGCAGCCATTCGCGCAATCGTCTGGACAGCGTCTTCGCTGAACCGAAGCTCGAGATTCTCGGTCCCGAGAAGTGCCGTGTACTGCCGAATCAACGAGTTCTCGGGCTCGGTCAGGATCCGCTCGAATTCTGCCGCACCGAGCGATTGGAGCTCAACCCGAATCGGAAAGCGTCCCTGCATCTCCGGTATGAGGTCTGCGGGACGAGATACGTGGAAGGCACCAGCCGCGATAAACAGCACGTGGTCGGTGCTGACCACGCCGTAACGCGTGTTGACATGCGTGCCTTCGACGATCGGCAGGAGATCACGTTGTACGCCTTCGCGCGACACGTCCGGCCCCCGTCCGCCCGCATCCTCGCGGGAGCAGATTTTGTCGATCTCGTCGAGAAAAACGATGCCTGAATTCTCCACCCGGCTGATGGCCTCGGCTTCCACCTGCGAGCGATCGATGAGCTTCTCTTCCTCCTCGGAGATCAGGATTCTCCTTGCCTCCGCCACCGTCATGCGCTTGCGCGCCTTGCGTCCCATGAGGCCGCCAAACATGTCCTTGAGGTTGATTCCCATCGATTCCATGCCCTGCGGAGTGAACATTTCCACCGTCGGTGTGCGGTCTTCGGACACGTCGAGCTCGACCTCGTTCTCCTCGAGAAGGCCGTCTCTGAGGGGACGCTTCATCGCTCGCCGTTTTTCCTCGAGCGAGGATTCCGCCGCGGAGCCCGAGCTCATCACGAGCAGGTCGAGGAGCCGGTCCTCGGCAATCCTTTCAGCGCGCACTGCGACTTCAGCTACTTTTTCAGAACGGACCAGCTGAATCGCCGCATCTACGAGATCGCGGACGATCGATTCCACGTCACGGCCGACGTATCCGACCTCTGTGAATTTCGACGCCTCGACCTTGATGAAGGGTGACGCGGTGAGGCGCGCCAACCGCCGTGCGATTTCGGTTTTACCGACACCGGTTGGCCCGATCATGATGATGTTCTTCGGCGCCACCTCCTCGCGCAGCTCAGGTTCGAGCTGTTGGCGGCGCCAGCGATTGCGCAGCGCCACCGCAACGGCACGTTTGGCCGCGTCCTGACCGACGATGAACCGGTCGAGTTCCGATACCGTTTCTTGCGGGGTCAATGTGTCCAGATTCACGCTTTCAGCTCCTCAACCGTAATGTGGTTGTTGGTGTAAATGTCGATGTCGGAGGCGATCGACAAGCTTTCCCTGACCACCTCTTCAGCACTCAGCTCGGTGTACTTGAGGAGCGCTCGCGCGGCGGCCAACGCATAGCTCCCGCCCGAGCCAACCGCCACCACGTCGTCGTCCGGGGAGAGGACCTCGCCGGTGCCTGAAACCAGCAGCGTGGTTTTGGCGTCTGCGGTGATCAGAAGCGCCTCGAGGTGGCGTAACGCCTTGTCTGTCCGCCAATCGCGGGCAAGCTCGACGGCTGCCCGCTCGAGGTTGTGGCCGAACTCCTCGAGCTTGGATTCGAAGCGCGTGAAAAGCGCCAGCGCGTCGGCCACCGAGCCGGCAAATCCCGCAATGACCTTGCCGCCGGCGAGTTTTCGTACCTTTGCCGCCCCATGTTTGAGAACCGTCGTTCCGAGGGTTACCTGGCCGTCTGAGCCCACCGCAACGACTTTTCCGCGTCGGACCGCCACCACGGTCGTGTGGTGCCATTCATTATTCATGTTGCCTCCAGTGTGCGTTGTCCATCCGAGCTGGGCGGACGAAACATACGAAGAATACTCCCGCCGGATTCCTGGTCACAGCCTTTCGAGCTTGGCGATCGTCGGGACAAGGGTCTTGCGTCCGGCCCGATCGAAGAAAACCACCAACTTGAGTTGGGCGCCACTTCCCTGGCAGGCGAGTATGACCCCGGTTCCGAATCTCCGGTGCCGGACCCGGTCTCCCGGCCGCCACCCGGTTCCGTCGCCGTCGGTGACAGTCGCCGAGACCTTAGCCGCCCGTCGCTTCGATGGTCGGGGGAATCCACCCCGGCTCTCGCGCCTCCGGGAAGCGCGCCTGGTGGACGGATCTTCCCAGCTGAACGCCGATTCTGAAACATCTTCAACACCGCCCTTCGGCAGTTCATCCAGGAAACGCGAAAGGCGGGTGGGTTGCCGCTGGCCGAAGAGGAACCGGCTCCGGGCACCAGTTAGATACAACAGTTTTCTCGCTCGCGTCATTCCGACATAAGCCAGG
This genomic stretch from Acidobacteriota bacterium harbors:
- the dapF gene encoding diaminopimelate epimerase translates to MTSRLFKLEGAGNDFLLGMGAWAERFDSEPDLVRRLCDRRRGIGADGTLALESVASGRVRLGYRNADGSKGDFCANGTRCAARAAVEILGCQENLVVETGWAEIPAEVSGRQVSLVLPLPPPGVRVSEIEIPESISGVRLMKIGVPHLVIETKGLSDLDLRSIAPSLRRHEALGPEGANVDFFEVAPTGEVLLRTWERGVEGETLACGSGMVAVALIVMAERDTERVELVPASGDRLVVDALGKAPVCATRLTGPTRIVASIEPAEELLS
- the hslU gene encoding ATP-dependent protease ATPase subunit HslU gives rise to the protein MNLDTLTPQETVSELDRFIVGQDAAKRAVAVALRNRWRRQQLEPELREEVAPKNIIMIGPTGVGKTEIARRLARLTASPFIKVEASKFTEVGYVGRDVESIVRDLVDAAIQLVRSEKVAEVAVRAERIAEDRLLDLLVMSSGSAAESSLEEKRRAMKRPLRDGLLEENEVELDVSEDRTPTVEMFTPQGMESMGINLKDMFGGLMGRKARKRMTVAEARRILISEEEEKLIDRSQVEAEAISRVENSGIVFLDEIDKICSREDAGGRGPDVSREGVQRDLLPIVEGTHVNTRYGVVSTDHVLFIAAGAFHVSRPADLIPEMQGRFPIRVELQSLGAAEFERILTEPENSLIRQYTALLGTENLELRFSEDAVQTIARMAAEINETAENIGARRLHTVLERLLEEISFSATEHSGELFEVTADMVKERLGELVGDSDLARYIL
- a CDS encoding phosphatidylglycerophosphatase A, with amino-acid sequence MSTNQALARAVATFGGLGDKLPAPGTTVGSLLPALLWFGICVIASGNTPRIVTTAIGLVIFTVAGIWSSEREAERRQSADPRPIVIDEAAGQWLTYLVALPFLPLLTTTEIAIFAAAGFFLFRVFDIVKIWPIKAFEKLPGGIGIVADDLAAGYIAAACLAVGWRVLT
- the hslV gene encoding ATP-dependent protease subunit HslV yields the protein MNNEWHHTTVVAVRRGKVVAVGSDGQVTLGTTVLKHGAAKVRKLAGGKVIAGFAGSVADALALFTRFESKLEEFGHNLERAAVELARDWRTDKALRHLEALLITADAKTTLLVSGTGEVLSPDDDVVAVGSGGSYALAAARALLKYTELSAEEVVRESLSIASDIDIYTNNHITVEELKA
- a CDS encoding Mur ligase domain-containing protein: MQNLYERAERLYFLPIGGTAMAPLAGMLHEAGHHVEGVDSELYPPMSTLLAELGIPVRLGFDPEKMPTDIDRVIIGNAIPRHNPEATAVLEQRIPHLSQAEAVAHYVLARGLDSIVVAGTHGKTTTSAMVAWILERAGVDPSYLIGGLPRWNQRGFRLGGGRHLVIEGDEYNSAFFDRGAKFLHYRPRIFLIGPVEFDHADLYPDLDGILTAFRAGAALVPRDGSVIVNAWREEAVTAARDATAHIILVGPHPDCPLQLASWQPEGDRSTAIIRWRGEEHLLELSHAGLHNLQNAAMAVAAAVSAGIGIATAVTCIKSFPGVARRMDVVGEAAGVIVVDDFAHHPTALGVTVAAARQRWPNRRLVVAFEPRSLTAARRSFHDAYVANLAGADLVMVAPPYHRNRLEATDVLDRCDLARALEERGVTALMPNEEDDVVDQLLGVLQPGDVVIGCSSGAFGGMHRKLIEALQSGDER